A genomic segment from Pseudokineococcus lusitanus encodes:
- a CDS encoding type III polyketide synthase, which yields MSRIVSVGTAVPPRTDDQADITDAFAEVISSTGELDGTRRGLLHRLHGNTGVRTRHLALPLQEYRTLDGFRDANDAYLRVGVELGERAVRTALEQVGLAPEDVDVLVLASTTGVAAPSLDARLVGPLGLRPDVRRLPLFGLGCVAGAAGVARVDDLLRGDPDAVAVLLSVELCSLTVQRDDTSTANLVASGLFGDGAAAVVLVGDRRAAALGLPGLDVTASRSRFYPDTAGVMGWDVGGTGFKIVLTTSVTDVVRDYLADDVAGFLALHGVDHDDVDRWVGHPGGPKVLEAVTEVLGLPDGALRNSWEDLADNGNMSSASVLSVLARHLADPPPEGSTGVMFAMGPGFCSELVLLRWSGADVPAGAGATAGATAS from the coding sequence ATGTCCCGCATCGTCTCCGTCGGCACGGCGGTCCCGCCGCGCACCGACGACCAGGCCGACATCACCGACGCCTTCGCGGAGGTGATCTCCTCGACCGGCGAGCTCGACGGCACCCGGCGCGGCCTCCTGCACCGCCTGCACGGCAACACCGGCGTCCGCACCCGGCACCTCGCCCTGCCGCTGCAGGAGTACCGCACGCTCGACGGCTTCCGCGACGCCAACGACGCCTACCTCCGCGTCGGCGTCGAGCTGGGCGAGCGGGCCGTCCGCACCGCGCTCGAGCAGGTGGGCCTCGCGCCCGAGGACGTCGACGTCCTCGTGCTCGCGAGCACGACCGGCGTCGCGGCGCCCTCGCTCGACGCCCGGCTCGTCGGCCCCCTCGGCCTGCGCCCCGACGTCCGCCGGCTCCCGCTCTTCGGCCTCGGCTGCGTCGCCGGCGCGGCGGGGGTGGCCCGCGTCGACGACCTGCTGCGCGGTGACCCGGACGCCGTCGCCGTCCTCCTGTCCGTCGAGCTGTGCTCGCTGACGGTCCAGCGGGACGACACGTCGACCGCGAACCTCGTGGCCTCCGGGCTCTTCGGCGACGGCGCCGCGGCCGTCGTCCTCGTCGGCGACCGCCGCGCGGCGGCGCTGGGCCTGCCCGGCCTCGACGTCACGGCGAGCCGCAGCCGCTTCTACCCGGACACCGCCGGCGTCATGGGCTGGGACGTCGGCGGGACGGGCTTCAAGATCGTCCTCACGACGAGCGTCACCGACGTCGTCCGCGACTACCTCGCCGACGACGTCGCCGGCTTCCTCGCCCTCCACGGCGTCGACCACGACGACGTCGACCGCTGGGTCGGCCATCCGGGCGGCCCCAAGGTGCTCGAGGCGGTCACCGAGGTGCTCGGGCTGCCCGACGGGGCGCTGCGGAACTCGTGGGAGGACCTCGCGGACAACGGCAACATGTCGTCGGCGTCGGTCCTGTCGGTCCTCGCGCGCCACCTCGCCGACCCGCCGCCCGAGGGCAGCACCGGCGTCATGTTCGCCATGGGCCCCGGCTTCTGCTCGGAGCTCGTGCTGCTGCGGTGGTCGGGCGCCGACGTGCCGGCCGGGGCGGGCGCGACGGCGGGGGCCACCGCGTCGTGA
- a CDS encoding TrmH family RNA methyltransferase, translated as MLTSPRAERVRSVRRLAGRPARVRAGLFLAEGPQAVREAVPAGAVRDLYGTPEALARHDDVVAAALERGVPVRPCTDEVLAAMADTVTPQGLVAVCRPVDVPLAEVLAASPRLVAVLHEVRDPGNAGTVLRAADAAGADAVVLTAGSVDPYNPKCVRSTAGSLFHLPVVVGADLDAALAGLRDAGCAVLAADGEGDVDLDDLSDRADAARLGLAEDGGPLAGPVAWVFGTEAQGLPPAALALADDVVRVPVHGRAESLNLATAATVCLYAAARGGRQGRRAGDLPAGATGPA; from the coding sequence GTGCTGACCAGCCCCCGCGCCGAGCGGGTGCGGTCGGTGCGGCGGCTGGCGGGGCGCCCCGCCCGCGTCCGGGCCGGGCTCTTCCTCGCGGAGGGGCCCCAGGCCGTGCGCGAGGCGGTGCCCGCGGGCGCCGTCCGCGACCTCTACGGCACGCCGGAGGCGCTGGCCCGGCACGACGACGTCGTCGCCGCCGCCCTCGAGCGGGGCGTGCCCGTCCGGCCCTGCACCGACGAGGTGCTCGCCGCGATGGCCGACACCGTCACCCCGCAGGGGCTCGTGGCCGTCTGCCGTCCCGTCGACGTCCCCCTCGCCGAGGTGCTCGCCGCCTCCCCGCGGCTCGTCGCGGTCCTCCACGAGGTCCGCGACCCCGGGAACGCCGGCACCGTCCTGCGCGCCGCCGACGCGGCCGGCGCGGACGCCGTCGTCCTCACGGCGGGCAGCGTCGACCCGTACAACCCCAAGTGCGTCCGCTCGACGGCGGGCAGCCTCTTCCACCTCCCCGTCGTCGTGGGCGCGGACCTCGACGCCGCGCTCGCAGGTCTGCGGGACGCCGGCTGCGCCGTCCTGGCCGCCGACGGCGAGGGCGACGTCGACCTCGACGACCTGTCCGACCGCGCCGACGCCGCCCGCCTCGGCCTCGCGGAGGACGGCGGCCCCCTCGCCGGGCCCGTCGCGTGGGTGTTCGGCACCGAGGCGCAGGGCCTCCCGCCCGCGGCCCTCGCGCTGGCCGACGACGTCGTCCGGGTCCCGGTCCACGGGCGGGCGGAGAGCCTCAACCTCGCCACGGCCGCGACGGTGTGCCTCTACGCCGCCGCCCGCGGGGGGCGCCAGGGCCGCCGGGCCGGGGACCTGCCGGCCGGCGCGACGGGTCCCGCGTGA
- a CDS encoding SDR family NAD(P)-dependent oxidoreductase, which translates to MTTLAIIGAGRGLGLAVARRFAAEGFSVALLSRTASRVEALAADLAAEGVQARGYAADVRDPASLARALERATEELGPVEVLQYSPLPQKDFMRPVLETTPEDLRGPVEFSVYGSVAAVHQVLPGMRHLGRGTVLFVNGGSAVTPGRAVTGTSVAFAGQAAYAQLLHEELRDEGVHVAQLVIGGRIVEGDPEKDPAVLADHLWSLHTGRDRFRLQISAD; encoded by the coding sequence ATGACGACGCTCGCCATCATCGGCGCCGGCCGGGGCCTCGGCCTCGCCGTCGCCCGCCGCTTCGCCGCCGAGGGCTTCTCCGTGGCCCTGCTGTCCCGCACGGCCTCCCGGGTGGAGGCGCTCGCCGCCGACCTCGCCGCGGAGGGCGTGCAGGCACGCGGCTACGCCGCCGACGTGCGCGACCCCGCGTCGCTCGCCCGTGCGCTCGAGCGCGCGACGGAGGAGCTCGGCCCGGTCGAGGTGCTGCAGTACAGCCCGCTGCCGCAGAAGGACTTCATGCGACCCGTGCTCGAGACGACGCCGGAGGACCTGCGGGGCCCGGTGGAGTTCTCCGTCTACGGGTCGGTCGCCGCCGTGCACCAGGTGCTGCCCGGCATGCGGCACCTCGGCCGGGGGACCGTCCTCTTCGTCAACGGCGGCTCCGCCGTGACGCCGGGCCGAGCGGTGACGGGCACGAGCGTCGCCTTCGCCGGCCAGGCCGCCTACGCGCAGCTGCTGCACGAGGAGCTGCGGGACGAGGGCGTCCACGTGGCCCAGCTCGTCATCGGCGGCCGGATCGTCGAGGGCGACCCCGAGAAGGACCCGGCGGTGCTCGCGGACCACCTCTGGTCGCTGCACACGGGCCGCGACCGCTTCCGCCTGCAGATCAGCGCCGACTGA
- the priA gene encoding bifunctional 1-(5-phosphoribosyl)-5-((5-phosphoribosylamino)methylideneamino)imidazole-4-carboxamide isomerase/phosphoribosylanthranilate isomerase PriA: protein MTRVSESDQTPGAAPRLQLLPAVDVADGQAVRLVQGEAGSETGYGDPLDAALAWQEGGAEWIHLVDLDAAFGRGSNADLLADVVGRLDVDVELSGGIRDDASLARALATGCRRVNLGTAALEDPGWTRRAVAEHGDRIAVGLDVRGTTLAARGWTQEGGDLWEVLARLDADGCARYVVTDVTKDGTLRGPNVELLQQVCAATDKPVVASGGVSSLDDLRALRGLVGAGVEGAIVGKALYAQAFTLPEALDVAGRP from the coding sequence ATGACCCGCGTGAGCGAGAGCGACCAGACCCCCGGCGCGGCCCCGCGCCTCCAGCTGCTGCCCGCCGTCGACGTCGCCGACGGCCAGGCCGTCCGCCTCGTCCAGGGCGAGGCCGGCTCCGAGACCGGCTACGGCGACCCGCTCGACGCGGCGCTGGCGTGGCAGGAGGGCGGGGCGGAGTGGATCCACCTCGTCGACCTCGACGCCGCCTTCGGCCGCGGCTCGAACGCCGACCTGCTCGCCGACGTCGTCGGCCGCCTCGACGTCGACGTCGAGCTGTCCGGCGGGATCCGCGACGACGCCTCCCTCGCCCGGGCGCTCGCGACCGGCTGCCGCCGCGTGAACCTCGGCACGGCCGCGCTGGAGGACCCGGGCTGGACGCGGCGGGCCGTCGCCGAGCACGGCGACCGCATCGCCGTCGGGCTCGACGTCCGCGGCACGACCCTGGCCGCCCGCGGGTGGACGCAGGAGGGCGGCGACCTCTGGGAGGTCCTCGCGCGCCTGGACGCCGACGGCTGCGCCCGCTACGTCGTCACCGACGTGACCAAGGACGGCACCCTGCGCGGGCCGAACGTCGAGCTGCTGCAGCAGGTCTGCGCCGCGACCGACAAGCCGGTCGTCGCCTCTGGCGGCGTCTCCAGCCTCGACGACCTCCGCGCGCTGCGGGGTCTCGTCGGCGCCGGCGTCGAGGGCGCCATCGTCGGGAAGGCCCTCTACGCGCAGGCGTTCACGCTGCCCGAGGCGCTGGACGTCGCCGGACGGCCGTGA
- a CDS encoding DUF1844 domain-containing protein, whose protein sequence is MDATPTTSSPPAQGTTEALPPAATGGAELRDIAEVPSVEVITTAAVHLMSAAAVKCGLAEDADAAAHLDLAEARVLITALAGLVTAAAPDLGNQHARALRDGLRSLQLAFREASVVPDAPGDGPGERLTGAVR, encoded by the coding sequence ATGGACGCCACCCCCACGACGAGCAGCCCGCCGGCCCAGGGGACCACCGAGGCCCTCCCCCCGGCCGCCACCGGCGGCGCGGAGCTCCGGGACATCGCGGAGGTGCCCTCCGTCGAGGTCATCACGACGGCGGCCGTCCACCTCATGAGCGCGGCGGCCGTCAAGTGCGGCCTCGCCGAGGACGCCGACGCCGCGGCCCACCTGGACCTCGCCGAGGCCCGTGTGCTCATCACCGCCCTGGCCGGCCTCGTGACGGCCGCGGCCCCCGACCTCGGCAACCAGCACGCCCGCGCGCTGCGCGACGGGCTGCGGTCCCTCCAGCTCGCCTTCCGCGAGGCGTCGGTCGTGCCGGACGCCCCGGGCGACGGGCCGGGCGAGCGGCTGACCGGAGCGGTCCGCTGA
- the rplT gene encoding 50S ribosomal protein L20 gives MARVKRAVNAQKKRREVLEQASGYRGQRSRLYRKAKEQVTHSLVYAYRDRKARKGDFRRLWIQRINAGARAHGMTYNRFVQGLKAAGVEVDRRMLAELAVHDEAAFAQLVELARANVPAQTSQPAAGAAA, from the coding sequence GTGGCACGCGTGAAGCGGGCGGTCAACGCCCAGAAGAAGCGCCGGGAGGTCCTGGAGCAGGCCAGCGGCTACCGCGGTCAGCGCTCGCGGCTGTACCGCAAGGCCAAGGAGCAGGTCACCCACTCGCTGGTCTACGCCTACCGCGACCGCAAGGCGCGCAAGGGCGACTTCCGCCGGCTGTGGATCCAGCGCATCAACGCGGGCGCCCGCGCCCACGGCATGACCTACAACCGCTTCGTCCAGGGCCTCAAGGCCGCGGGCGTCGAGGTCGACCGCCGCATGCTCGCCGAGCTCGCGGTCCACGACGAGGCGGCCTTCGCGCAGCTCGTCGAGCTGGCCCGCGCCAACGTGCCGGCCCAGACCTCGCAGCCGGCCGCCGGCGCGGCGGCCTGA
- a CDS encoding isoprenylcysteine carboxyl methyltransferase family protein — MSVALYAVVVVLVAVERLVELVISRRNLAWAMARGGVETGRRHFPVMVALHTALLVACLVEVVALDRPFVPWLGWTMLVVLLLTEATRAWVIATLGRQWNTRVVVVPGMRRVTRGPYRFLRHPNYVIVAAEGVALPLIHTAWVTALVFTVLNAALLLLWRIPAEERALARLRSA, encoded by the coding sequence GTGAGCGTCGCCCTCTACGCCGTCGTCGTCGTGCTCGTCGCCGTCGAGCGGCTCGTCGAGCTCGTCATCTCGAGGCGGAACCTCGCGTGGGCCATGGCCCGCGGGGGCGTGGAGACCGGCCGCCGGCACTTCCCCGTCATGGTGGCCCTGCACACGGCCCTGCTCGTGGCCTGCCTCGTCGAGGTGGTCGCGCTGGACCGGCCGTTCGTGCCGTGGCTCGGCTGGACGATGCTCGTCGTCCTGCTGCTCACCGAGGCCACGCGGGCCTGGGTCATCGCCACCCTGGGGCGGCAGTGGAACACCCGGGTCGTCGTCGTCCCGGGCATGCGGCGCGTCACCCGCGGCCCCTACCGCTTCCTGCGCCACCCCAACTACGTCATCGTCGCGGCCGAGGGCGTCGCGCTGCCGCTGATCCACACCGCGTGGGTCACCGCGCTCGTCTTCACGGTGCTCAACGCGGCCCTGCTGCTCCTGTGGCGGATCCCCGCCGAGGAGCGGGCGCTGGCCCGGCTCCGGTCCGCCTGA
- a CDS encoding MsnO8 family LLM class oxidoreductase has product MLDVPLSLLDRARARDGESDAAALAGVVVRARRAEARGLRRVLVAEHHAVPGVVGSAPAVLMAAVLAATRHVRVGSAGVMLPHHQPLVVAEQAATLEALHPGRVDLGLGRSPGFTAPVRAALGRHGTAPDRTGDAAVEEDLRELLALLRGDAPVTLRPAVPAPPVLLLATGGGLRLAARLGLPVVVGGPLVTALAGEDDGTDAAARARAALEGYRAGFVAAPDGPAAPEVLAAVDVLAAPTAEEAAALALPEAWAHVDARTTGSFPPLAPLDDVVGRVPTGAQERHLAAALAGVVAGTPAHVEEVLARLVARTGASELVLTASTTDRAALDRSDAAVAALSAPAVAAAGARALSRR; this is encoded by the coding sequence GTGCTCGACGTGCCGCTCTCGCTCCTCGACCGTGCCCGCGCCCGCGACGGGGAGTCGGACGCCGCGGCGCTGGCGGGCGTCGTCGTCCGGGCGCGGCGGGCGGAGGCCCGCGGCCTGCGGCGGGTGCTCGTCGCCGAGCACCACGCGGTGCCCGGTGTCGTCGGCTCGGCCCCGGCCGTGCTCATGGCGGCCGTCCTCGCCGCGACGCGGCACGTCCGGGTGGGCTCCGCGGGCGTGATGCTGCCGCACCACCAGCCGCTCGTCGTCGCCGAACAGGCCGCGACGCTCGAGGCGCTGCACCCCGGCCGGGTGGACCTGGGGCTCGGCCGCTCCCCCGGCTTCACCGCCCCGGTCCGGGCCGCGCTCGGCCGCCACGGGACGGCGCCGGACCGGACCGGCGACGCGGCGGTCGAGGAGGACCTGCGCGAGCTCCTCGCCCTCCTCCGCGGCGACGCGCCGGTGACGCTCCGGCCGGCGGTGCCCGCCCCGCCGGTGCTGCTCCTGGCGACCGGCGGCGGCCTGCGGCTGGCCGCCCGGCTCGGGCTGCCCGTCGTCGTCGGCGGGCCGCTCGTCACGGCGCTCGCCGGTGAGGACGACGGCACGGACGCCGCGGCCCGGGCCCGCGCCGCGCTGGAGGGCTACCGCGCGGGCTTCGTCGCCGCACCGGACGGACCCGCCGCGCCGGAGGTCCTCGCGGCGGTCGACGTCCTCGCCGCGCCGACCGCCGAGGAGGCGGCCGCCCTGGCGCTGCCCGAGGCGTGGGCGCACGTCGACGCTCGGACGACGGGCAGCTTCCCGCCGCTGGCGCCGCTCGACGACGTCGTGGGGCGGGTGCCGACGGGGGCGCAGGAGCGCCACCTCGCCGCGGCCCTCGCAGGCGTGGTCGCGGGGACACCGGCGCACGTCGAGGAGGTGCTGGCCCGCCTCGTCGCGCGGACCGGCGCGTCCGAGCTCGTCCTCACCGCGAGCACCACCGACCGGGCGGCGCTGGACCGCTCGGACGCGGCGGTGGCGGCGCTGTCGGCCCCGGCGGTCGCGGCCGCCGGGGCCCGGGCGCTCAGTCGGCGCTGA
- a CDS encoding SseB family protein: MTGPAHAPHGGHDPAAGADSGGVPWAGRTLTPSPFAGDDGGADPRVAAALAARAAALAVGAPADEGLTDVVAALAGTRVFVPVVAVAGATEESSLTGLTTDAGADMAVVSLEAPDGRRAMPVFSSAAALAAWRGAARPVPSEVERAALSASAEGCPLLLLDPGSDGSALLPRPAVEALAQRLPWQPSWRRDDVAVVARTAAADEPAVRVVRVERGRRAETAVVLALAPGLDRAALDALLGRVQQRLAAEPLVAAAVDSLELRVVAA, translated from the coding sequence GTGACGGGCCCGGCCCACGCCCCGCACGGCGGCCACGACCCCGCGGCGGGCGCCGACTCGGGCGGCGTCCCCTGGGCCGGCCGCACCCTGACGCCCAGCCCCTTCGCCGGGGACGACGGCGGCGCCGACCCGCGCGTCGCCGCCGCGCTCGCGGCGCGGGCCGCCGCCCTCGCGGTCGGGGCGCCGGCCGACGAGGGGCTCACCGACGTCGTCGCCGCCCTCGCGGGCACCCGCGTCTTCGTCCCCGTCGTCGCCGTGGCCGGCGCGACGGAGGAGTCCTCCCTCACCGGCCTCACGACCGACGCCGGGGCGGACATGGCCGTCGTCAGCCTCGAGGCGCCCGACGGGCGGCGGGCGATGCCCGTCTTCTCCTCCGCCGCAGCGCTCGCCGCCTGGCGCGGCGCCGCCCGGCCCGTGCCGTCGGAGGTCGAGCGCGCCGCGCTGTCGGCCTCCGCCGAGGGCTGCCCGCTGCTGCTGCTCGACCCCGGCTCGGACGGCTCGGCCCTGCTGCCGCGGCCGGCGGTCGAGGCTCTCGCGCAACGGCTCCCGTGGCAGCCGTCGTGGCGGCGGGACGACGTCGCCGTGGTCGCCCGCACCGCGGCGGCCGACGAGCCGGCCGTGCGGGTCGTCCGGGTCGAGCGGGGCCGGCGCGCCGAGACGGCCGTCGTCCTCGCCCTCGCACCGGGTCTCGACCGCGCCGCGCTCGACGCGCTCCTCGGCCGGGTGCAGCAGCGCCTCGCGGCCGAGCCCCTCGTCGCCGCGGCGGTCGACTCGCTCGAGCTGCGCGTCGTCGCCGCCTGA
- the infC gene encoding translation initiation factor IF-3 — MSEPRINDRIRVPEVRLVGPGGEQVGIVRVEDALRLAQEADLDLVEVAPQARPPVCKLMDFGKFKYEADMKAREARKNQANTVLKTVRLRLKIDPHDYATKKGQAEKFLSAGDKVKVMIMFRGREQSRPEMGYRLLQRMATDVGELGSVESAPMQDGRNMVMVIGPHRKKAEAKAEAKAEQRRRKDAEASAAAPAEPEAEDVAEDAPATADATTTAAPAADGSATA, encoded by the coding sequence ATCAGCGAACCGCGCATCAACGACCGGATCCGCGTCCCCGAGGTCCGCCTGGTCGGTCCCGGCGGGGAGCAGGTCGGGATCGTCCGCGTCGAGGACGCCCTCCGCCTGGCCCAGGAGGCCGACCTCGACCTGGTCGAGGTCGCCCCGCAGGCGCGACCGCCCGTCTGCAAGCTCATGGACTTCGGCAAGTTCAAGTACGAGGCCGACATGAAGGCGCGCGAGGCGCGCAAGAACCAGGCCAACACGGTGCTGAAGACCGTGCGCCTGCGCCTGAAGATCGACCCGCACGACTACGCCACGAAGAAGGGCCAGGCCGAGAAGTTCCTCTCCGCGGGGGACAAGGTCAAGGTCATGATCATGTTCCGCGGCCGCGAGCAGTCGCGGCCGGAGATGGGCTACCGCCTCCTCCAGCGCATGGCGACCGACGTCGGCGAGCTCGGCTCGGTCGAGAGCGCGCCGATGCAGGACGGCCGCAACATGGTCATGGTCATCGGCCCGCACCGGAAGAAGGCGGAGGCGAAGGCCGAGGCCAAGGCCGAGCAGCGGCGCCGCAAGGACGCCGAGGCGTCGGCGGCCGCCCCGGCGGAGCCCGAGGCCGAGGACGTGGCCGAGGACGCCCCGGCGACCGCGGACGCGACGACCACGGCCGCGCCGGCCGCGGACGGGTCCGCGACGGCCTGA
- a CDS encoding RNA-binding S4 domain-containing protein — protein MSETPAPVPDRPDLPEVPTDGAIRLGQLLKLASLVETGADAKEALGAGAVRVNGEVESRRGRQLVRGDVVEVDGARGVRVG, from the coding sequence GTGAGCGAGACCCCCGCCCCCGTCCCCGACCGGCCGGACCTCCCCGAGGTCCCCACGGACGGCGCCATCCGTCTCGGCCAGCTGCTCAAGCTCGCCTCCCTCGTCGAGACGGGCGCCGACGCCAAGGAGGCCCTCGGGGCCGGGGCGGTGCGGGTCAACGGCGAGGTGGAGTCCCGGCGCGGGCGGCAGCTGGTCCGCGGGGACGTCGTCGAGGTCGACGGCGCCCGCGGCGTGCGCGTCGGCTGA
- a CDS encoding Fur family transcriptional regulator, with product MTPGPAGTTVPAAPDAPALLRGSGLRVTDQRVAVLEVLRGAPHADADDVVRAVRERLGRVSVQAVYDVLAALGRARLVRRIEPAGSPARFELRVGDNHHHLVCRACGEVRDVDCAVGAAPCLVPGASGGPVDGFVVDEAEVIYWGTCAACAATPALLATAPDA from the coding sequence CTGACGCCCGGGCCGGCCGGCACGACCGTCCCCGCCGCGCCGGACGCCCCGGCCCTCCTGCGCGGGAGCGGGCTGCGGGTCACGGACCAGCGGGTCGCCGTCCTCGAGGTGCTGCGCGGCGCGCCGCACGCCGACGCCGACGACGTCGTGCGGGCGGTGCGCGAGCGGCTGGGCCGGGTGTCCGTGCAGGCGGTCTACGACGTCCTCGCGGCGCTCGGGCGGGCCCGCCTCGTGCGCCGCATCGAGCCCGCCGGGTCCCCCGCGCGCTTCGAGCTGCGGGTCGGCGACAACCACCACCACCTCGTCTGCCGCGCGTGCGGCGAGGTGCGTGACGTCGACTGCGCCGTCGGGGCCGCCCCGTGCCTCGTCCCCGGTGCGTCCGGCGGGCCCGTCGACGGCTTCGTCGTCGACGAGGCGGAGGTCATCTACTGGGGCACGTGCGCGGCCTGCGCCGCGACGCCTGCCCTCCTCGCCACGGCGCCGGACGCCTGA
- the hisH gene encoding imidazole glycerol phosphate synthase subunit HisH has product MTSPRVVVLDHGSGNVRSAVRALEATGADVELTGDRAAALAADGLVVPGVGAFAAVARDLRSVGGHEVVAERLAAGRPVLGVCVGLQVLFGRGLEHADDEGSAAEGLGLWPGDVARLPAAVVPHMGWNTVEAPRGSVLFGDDPDPDERYYFVHSFGVQRWEGPASARVTWAEHGARFVAAVEDGPLSATQFHPEKSGDAGQRLLRRWVAALGGAA; this is encoded by the coding sequence GTGACCTCCCCGCGCGTCGTCGTCCTCGACCACGGCTCGGGCAACGTGCGCTCGGCCGTCCGCGCCCTGGAGGCCACCGGGGCCGACGTGGAGCTGACCGGCGACCGGGCGGCCGCGCTGGCCGCCGACGGCCTCGTCGTCCCCGGCGTCGGCGCCTTCGCGGCCGTCGCCCGCGACCTGCGGTCGGTGGGCGGGCACGAGGTCGTCGCCGAGCGGCTCGCGGCCGGGCGCCCCGTCCTCGGCGTCTGCGTCGGGCTGCAGGTCCTGTTCGGCCGCGGCCTCGAGCACGCCGACGACGAGGGCTCCGCCGCCGAGGGCCTCGGCCTCTGGCCCGGCGACGTCGCCCGGCTGCCCGCCGCCGTCGTCCCCCACATGGGGTGGAACACCGTCGAGGCACCGCGTGGCTCGGTCCTCTTCGGCGACGACCCGGACCCCGACGAGCGGTACTACTTCGTCCACTCCTTCGGGGTGCAGCGCTGGGAGGGCCCCGCGTCGGCCCGCGTCACGTGGGCCGAGCACGGCGCCCGCTTCGTCGCCGCCGTCGAGGACGGCCCCCTGTCCGCCACCCAGTTCCACCCCGAGAAGTCCGGCGACGCCGGGCAGCGCCTGCTGCGCCGCTGGGTCGCAGCGCTCGGAGGTGCGGCGTGA
- the rpmI gene encoding 50S ribosomal protein L35, whose protein sequence is MPKNKTHSGAKKRLRLTGTGKVMRERAGRRHLFEGKSSRVTRRLAGDVEVAGADAKRARRLLGK, encoded by the coding sequence ATGCCGAAGAACAAGACCCACAGCGGTGCCAAGAAGCGTCTGCGCCTCACGGGCACCGGCAAGGTGATGCGCGAGCGCGCAGGCCGTCGCCACCTCTTCGAGGGCAAGTCCTCCCGCGTCACCCGCCGCCTGGCGGGCGACGTCGAGGTCGCCGGCGCCGACGCGAAGCGCGCCCGCCGCCTCCTCGGGAAGTGA